A window of Diabrotica virgifera virgifera chromosome 9, PGI_DIABVI_V3a contains these coding sequences:
- the LOC126890961 gene encoding uncharacterized protein LOC126890961: protein MEEGFVKGQSDNLPKIDTYTVMDFFSSNPSYISAEIKGVKLSKACRESYRDEAVGYVQVKREGNKCTVKCRISAEHKVKSKPYHCTLVCDESEEKVESVVCHDCAANQGGCKHTVAFLMWLFKISEAPATTSVKCYWMKPALSNVGSNVKFIKAKDFNKDCATISEITEDNEFCNTFISECKKRNANNIQIMTYFKDVNLEMKASLHYLICKYKSSKVQFSLNDFITFCKQNITEKQCNLIEKATSNQSDSPLWFELRYGRITASIAHEASKCKTSDGVLVEKILGAYQFKEPIAMQRGKRLENDVRREVEKIKNIKIKKCGLFLLSEYPLLGASPDGITEDHIIEIKCPMKNKNLTKYINSNNLTPKCEAQVQLQMHFAKKLKAYFCIAHDDFETSKQVDVFEVFYNEEYCKNLIKQCTLFWKYVFDLLIVD, encoded by the exons ATGGAAGAAGGATTTGTAAAAGGTCAAAGTGATAATTTGCCAAAAATTGATACTTATACAGTGATGGACTTTTTTTCTTCCAATCCATCTTATATAAGTGCTGAAATAAAAGGAGTAAAACTTTCTAA AGCCTGCAGAGAATCCTATCGAGATGAGGCTGTCGGATATGTCCAGGTGAAACGTGAAGGCAATAAATGTACTGTAAAATGCAGAATTTCAGCTGAACACAAAGTAAAAAGTAAACCTTATCACTGTACATTGGTTTGTGACGAAAGTGAGGAAAAGGTTGAAAGTGTTGTTTGTCATGACTGTGCTGCTAATCAAGGTGGATGTAAACATACAGTAGCTTTTTTAATGTGGCTTTTTAAAATTAGTGAGGCACCTGCAACTACTTCAGTAAAGTGCTACTGGATGAAACCAGCGCTTTCTAATGTTGGAAGTAACGTTAAATTTATTAAAGCCAAAGATTTTAACAAAGACTGCGCAACAATTTCGGAAATAACAGAAGATAATGAATTTTGTAATACTTTTATTAGCGAATGCAAGAAACGAAATGCGAACAACATACAAATAATGACATATTTTAAGGATGTAAACTTGGAGATGAAAGCTTCACTACACTACCTGATTTGTAAATACAAGAGTAGTAAGGTTCAGTTTAGTTTAAATGATTTTATAACATTTTGCAAACAGAATATTACTGAAAAGCAATGTAACTTGATTGAAAAGGCAACAAGCAACCAATCTGACTCTCCACTATGGTTCGAGCTGAGGTACGGCAGAATAACGGCTTCTATTGCTCATGAAGCGTCAAAATGTAAAACTTCGGATGGGgtactcgtagaaaaaattttagGAGCATATCAGTTTAAAGAGCCGATAGCAATGCAAAGAG gAAAACGCCTAGAAAACGATGTAAGGAGAGaggtagaaaaaattaaaaatattaagatcaaGAAGTGCGGACTCTTTCTCTTAAGCGAATATCCTTTGTTGGGTGCCTCTCCAGATGGTATTACAGAAGACCATATTATTGAAATTAAATGTCCGATGAAGAACAAAAATTTAACCAAATATATTAATTCAAATAACTTAACACCAAAATGCGAAGCCCAAGTGCAATTACAAATGCACTTTGCAAAAAAACTGAAAGCTTATTTTTGCATCGCTCACGATGATTTTGAGACTTCTAAACAAGTAGATGTTTTTGAAGTATTTTATAATGAAGAATACtgcaaaaatttaattaaacagtGTACATTGTTTTGGAAGTAtgtttttgatttattgattgtagattaa